The Scophthalmus maximus strain ysfricsl-2021 chromosome 7, ASM2237912v1, whole genome shotgun sequence genome includes a window with the following:
- the deaf1 gene encoding deformed epidermal autoregulatory factor 1 homolog isoform X5, whose protein sequence is MTVGDVQAAEDNVFTTTVATSGSLPELLSGRTTLQLGEGLSSQKATLIVVHTDGSIVEAAGLKSATAIAPGPRITSAPLTPPHDKGSCSKYNWDPSVYNSELPVRCRNTSGVLYKNRLGSGGKGRCIKHNQQWFTPTEFEGMSGRASSKDWKRSIRYAGRPLLCLIQERILNPHAASCTCAACCDDMTGCPKDGDSVVAESISMTGPVRLFVPYKRRKKDTDPPVIPLKKDLPSTKNITLSPGTTFTVSPSGQFTAPGTLTFDRSPTADANAAAAAIISEGSAQSEVFASTAVLTALPALAVTPQPLQAKMEVSAVTSPSAGLVGGMEEGSVGGVSPAAGEGQRNTWLYLEEMANTLLSNVQQLKALIEQAKSSAGDTAGFKGQGGRKEPSEGSNHRPSGLGTTALLPEPQPMIILNAACGFSQSFQNHISFQQPDDPEVKRSSEITEIIINQMCVNCGRVAMSECTGCHKVNYCSPFCQRKDWKDHQHTCCQSAGGVVMQKEEPITAYDMDKVK, encoded by the exons ATGACGGTGGGGGATGTTCAGGCTGCGGAGGACAACGTCTTCACCACTACTGTCGCGACGTCGGGAAGCCTCCCTGAACTGCTG agtgGGAGGACGACCCTCCAGCTGGGTGAGGGTCTCAGTTCCCAGAAAGCCACCCTGATTGTGGTTCACACCGATGGCAGCATTGTGGAGGCTGCCGGCCTCAAGTCAGCCACCGCCATCGCAccag GTCCACGGATCACGTCCGCCCCACTGACTCCTCCCCACGACAAAGGCTCCTGCTCAAAGTACAACTGGGACCCCTCGGTCTACAACAGCGAGCTGCCGGTCCGCTGTAGAAACACCAGCGGAGTCCTCTACAAGAACCGACTGGGATCAG GGGGTAAAGGTCGTTGCATCAAACACAACCAGCAGTGGTTCACCCCCACGGAGTTTGAAGGTATGTCAGGAAGAGCGAGCAGCAAAGACTGGAAGAGGAGCATCAGATACGCTGGCAGACCTCTGCTCTGCCTCATACAG GAACGAATCCTGAACCCCCACGCTGCCTCCTGTACCTGTGCAGCCTGCTGTGACGACATGACAGGG tgtCCAAAGGATGGAGACTCCGTGGTAGCAGAAAGCATCAGTATG ACCGGTCCAGTCCGCCTCTTCGTCCCATACAAGAGACGGAAAAAGGACACGGACCCTCCAGTCATCCCGCTGAAAAAGGATCTTCCTTCCACCAAAAACATTACGCTGTCGCCTGGAACCACAT TCACCGTGTCCCCGTCAGGACAGTTCACCGCCCCTGgcaccttgacctttgaccgctCTCCGACAGCTGACGCCaacgccgccgctgctgccatCATCTCTGAGGGTTCGGCACAGAGCGAGGTGTTCGCCAGCACAGCAG tgCTGACGGCGTTGCCAGCGTTGGCCGTGACTCCCCAGCCCCTCCAGGCCAAGATGGAGGTGTCGGCGGTGACATCTCCGTCGGCAGGACTAGTGGGCGGTATGGAGGAGGGGTCCGTGGGTGGGGTGAGTCCAGCGGCGGGCGAGGGCCAGAGGAACACGTGGCTCTACCTGGAGGAGATGGCCAACACGCTGCTGAGCAACGTCCAGCAGCTGAAGGCTCTGATCGAACAGGCCAAGAGCTCTGCAGGGGACACGGCGGGGTTCAAAGGTCAGGGAGGCCGGAAGGAG CCATCAGAGGGATCGAACCACCGCCCTTCCGGTTTAGGGACGACCgctctacttcctgagccacagccgatGATCATCCTTAATGCAGCG tgtggtTTCAGTCAGTCGTTTCAGAACCACATTTCCTTTCAGCAGCCGGACGACCCCGAGGTCAAGAGGAGCTCTGAGATTACTGAGATCATCATCAAc cagatgtgtgtgaaCTGTGGCCGGGTGGCGATGAGCGAGTGTACGGGCTGTCACAAGGTCAACTACTGTTCCCCCTTCTGTCAGAGAAAG GACTGGAAGGATCATCAGCACACCTGCTGTCAGTCAGCAGGGGGCGTGGTCATGCAGAAGGAGGAGCCGATCACAGCATACGACATGGACAAAGTAAAATGA
- the bet1l gene encoding BET1-like protein isoform X2: MAEWNRAHGSVDDLLDVENKRLAENLAAKVSRLKSLAYDVDREAEDQNEYLDNMDSNFLSVTGLLSGSVKRFSTMVRSSRDNRRILCYVSGGLVLGFFLLYYLVSRIQR, from the exons ATGGCGGAGTGGAACAGAG ctcATGGCTCCGTGGACGACCTCCTCGATGTTGAAAACAAGCGACTGGCTGAGAACCTGGCCGCCAAAGTCTCCAGACTGAAATCT CTGGCGTACGACGTTGACAGAGAAGCTGAGGATCAGAACGAGTATCTGGACAACATG GACTCGAACTTCCTGAGTGTGACAGGCTTGCTGAGCGGCAGCGTGAAGCGTTTCTCCACCATGGTCCGATCCAGCAGAGACAATCGTCGCATCCTCTGCTACGTCTCTGGGGGCCTGGTCCTGGGCTTCTTCCTGCTCTACTACCTGGTCTCCAGGATTCAACGCTGA
- the bet1l gene encoding BET1-like protein isoform X3 yields MNSSIFHGNCPGTFPDLMYSSGQKVKKNHVLLLCKYTQGLSHGSVDDLLDVENKRLAENLAAKVSRLKSLAYDVDREAEDQNEYLDNMDSNFLSVTGLLSGSVKRFSTMVRSSRDNRRILCYVSGGLVLGFFLLYYLVSRIQR; encoded by the exons ATGAATTCCTCCATTTTCCATGGAAACTGTCCTGGGACATTTCCAGATCTTATGTATTCTTCTGGACAAAAGGTGAAGAAGAACCATGTTTTACTTCTCTGCAAGTACACTCAGGGTCTCT ctcATGGCTCCGTGGACGACCTCCTCGATGTTGAAAACAAGCGACTGGCTGAGAACCTGGCCGCCAAAGTCTCCAGACTGAAATCT CTGGCGTACGACGTTGACAGAGAAGCTGAGGATCAGAACGAGTATCTGGACAACATG GACTCGAACTTCCTGAGTGTGACAGGCTTGCTGAGCGGCAGCGTGAAGCGTTTCTCCACCATGGTCCGATCCAGCAGAGACAATCGTCGCATCCTCTGCTACGTCTCTGGGGGCCTGGTCCTGGGCTTCTTCCTGCTCTACTACCTGGTCTCCAGGATTCAACGCTGA
- the deaf1 gene encoding deformed epidermal autoregulatory factor 1 homolog isoform X1, translated as MDEADSATKALGLDEPPLVEPTPLEGAGSDTESEAEVATMAAMAEPGNIDMGAESPPNPDEAEAAFAEVTDMTVGDVQAAEDNVFTTTVATSGSLPELLSGRTTLQLGEGLSSQKATLIVVHTDGSIVEAAGLKSATAIAPGPRITSAPLTPPHDKGSCSKYNWDPSVYNSELPVRCRNTSGVLYKNRLGSGGKGRCIKHNQQWFTPTEFEGMSGRASSKDWKRSIRYAGRPLLCLIQERILNPHAASCTCAACCDDMTGCPKDGDSVVAESISMTGPVRLFVPYKRRKKDTDPPVIPLKKDLPSTKNITLSPGTTFTVSPSGQFTAPGTLTFDRSPTADANAAAAAIISEGSAQSEVFASTAVLTALPALAVTPQPLQAKMEVSAVTSPSAGLVGGMEEGSVGGVSPAAGEGQRNTWLYLEEMANTLLSNVQQLKALIEQAKSSAGDTAGFKGQGGRKEPSEGSNHRPSGLGTTALLPEPQPMIILNAACGFSQSFQNHISFQQPDDPEVKRSSEITEIIINQMCVNCGRVAMSECTGCHKVNYCSPFCQRKDWKDHQHTCCQSAGGVVMQKEEPITAYDMDKVK; from the exons ATGGACGAGGCGGACTCGGCCACGAAGGCGCTCGGGCTGGATGAACCGCCCCTCGTCGAGCCCACGCCGCTGGAGGGAGCGGGCTCGGATACCGAGTCGGAGGCCGAAGTCGCCACGATGGCAGCGATGGCGGAACCGGGAAACATCGACATGGGAGCCGAGTCCCCGCCGAACCCGGACGAGGCCGAAGCGGCGTTCGCGG AGGTGACAGACATGACGGTGGGGGATGTTCAGGCTGCGGAGGACAACGTCTTCACCACTACTGTCGCGACGTCGGGAAGCCTCCCTGAACTGCTG agtgGGAGGACGACCCTCCAGCTGGGTGAGGGTCTCAGTTCCCAGAAAGCCACCCTGATTGTGGTTCACACCGATGGCAGCATTGTGGAGGCTGCCGGCCTCAAGTCAGCCACCGCCATCGCAccag GTCCACGGATCACGTCCGCCCCACTGACTCCTCCCCACGACAAAGGCTCCTGCTCAAAGTACAACTGGGACCCCTCGGTCTACAACAGCGAGCTGCCGGTCCGCTGTAGAAACACCAGCGGAGTCCTCTACAAGAACCGACTGGGATCAG GGGGTAAAGGTCGTTGCATCAAACACAACCAGCAGTGGTTCACCCCCACGGAGTTTGAAGGTATGTCAGGAAGAGCGAGCAGCAAAGACTGGAAGAGGAGCATCAGATACGCTGGCAGACCTCTGCTCTGCCTCATACAG GAACGAATCCTGAACCCCCACGCTGCCTCCTGTACCTGTGCAGCCTGCTGTGACGACATGACAGGG tgtCCAAAGGATGGAGACTCCGTGGTAGCAGAAAGCATCAGTATG ACCGGTCCAGTCCGCCTCTTCGTCCCATACAAGAGACGGAAAAAGGACACGGACCCTCCAGTCATCCCGCTGAAAAAGGATCTTCCTTCCACCAAAAACATTACGCTGTCGCCTGGAACCACAT TCACCGTGTCCCCGTCAGGACAGTTCACCGCCCCTGgcaccttgacctttgaccgctCTCCGACAGCTGACGCCaacgccgccgctgctgccatCATCTCTGAGGGTTCGGCACAGAGCGAGGTGTTCGCCAGCACAGCAG tgCTGACGGCGTTGCCAGCGTTGGCCGTGACTCCCCAGCCCCTCCAGGCCAAGATGGAGGTGTCGGCGGTGACATCTCCGTCGGCAGGACTAGTGGGCGGTATGGAGGAGGGGTCCGTGGGTGGGGTGAGTCCAGCGGCGGGCGAGGGCCAGAGGAACACGTGGCTCTACCTGGAGGAGATGGCCAACACGCTGCTGAGCAACGTCCAGCAGCTGAAGGCTCTGATCGAACAGGCCAAGAGCTCTGCAGGGGACACGGCGGGGTTCAAAGGTCAGGGAGGCCGGAAGGAG CCATCAGAGGGATCGAACCACCGCCCTTCCGGTTTAGGGACGACCgctctacttcctgagccacagccgatGATCATCCTTAATGCAGCG tgtggtTTCAGTCAGTCGTTTCAGAACCACATTTCCTTTCAGCAGCCGGACGACCCCGAGGTCAAGAGGAGCTCTGAGATTACTGAGATCATCATCAAc cagatgtgtgtgaaCTGTGGCCGGGTGGCGATGAGCGAGTGTACGGGCTGTCACAAGGTCAACTACTGTTCCCCCTTCTGTCAGAGAAAG GACTGGAAGGATCATCAGCACACCTGCTGTCAGTCAGCAGGGGGCGTGGTCATGCAGAAGGAGGAGCCGATCACAGCATACGACATGGACAAAGTAAAATGA
- the deaf1 gene encoding deformed epidermal autoregulatory factor 1 homolog isoform X2, producing the protein MDEADSATKALGLDEPPLVEPTPLEGAGSDTESEAEVATMAAMAEPGNIDMGAESPPNPDEAEAAFAEVTDMTVGDVQAAEDNVFTTTVATSGSLPELLSGRTTLQLGEGLSSQKATLIVVHTDGSIVEAAGLKSATAIAPGPRITSAPLTPPHDKGSCSKYNWDPSVYNSELPVRCRNTSGVLYKNRLGSGGKGRCIKHNQQWFTPTEFEGMSGRASSKDWKRSIRYAGRPLLCLIQERILNPHAASCTCAACCDDMTGCPKDGDSVVAESISMTGPVRLFVPYKRRKKDTDPPVIPLKKDLPSTKNITLSPGTTFTVSPSGQFTAPGTLTFDRSPTADANAAAAAIISEGSAQSEVFASTAVLTALPALAVTPQPLQAKMEVSAVTSPSAGLVGGMEEGSVGGVSPAAGEGQRNTWLYLEEMANTLLSNVQQLKALIEQAKSSAGDTAGFKGQGGRKEPSEGSNHRPSGLGTTALLPEPQPMIILNAACGFSQSFQNHISFQQPDDPEVKRSSEITEIIINMCVNCGRVAMSECTGCHKVNYCSPFCQRKDWKDHQHTCCQSAGGVVMQKEEPITAYDMDKVK; encoded by the exons ATGGACGAGGCGGACTCGGCCACGAAGGCGCTCGGGCTGGATGAACCGCCCCTCGTCGAGCCCACGCCGCTGGAGGGAGCGGGCTCGGATACCGAGTCGGAGGCCGAAGTCGCCACGATGGCAGCGATGGCGGAACCGGGAAACATCGACATGGGAGCCGAGTCCCCGCCGAACCCGGACGAGGCCGAAGCGGCGTTCGCGG AGGTGACAGACATGACGGTGGGGGATGTTCAGGCTGCGGAGGACAACGTCTTCACCACTACTGTCGCGACGTCGGGAAGCCTCCCTGAACTGCTG agtgGGAGGACGACCCTCCAGCTGGGTGAGGGTCTCAGTTCCCAGAAAGCCACCCTGATTGTGGTTCACACCGATGGCAGCATTGTGGAGGCTGCCGGCCTCAAGTCAGCCACCGCCATCGCAccag GTCCACGGATCACGTCCGCCCCACTGACTCCTCCCCACGACAAAGGCTCCTGCTCAAAGTACAACTGGGACCCCTCGGTCTACAACAGCGAGCTGCCGGTCCGCTGTAGAAACACCAGCGGAGTCCTCTACAAGAACCGACTGGGATCAG GGGGTAAAGGTCGTTGCATCAAACACAACCAGCAGTGGTTCACCCCCACGGAGTTTGAAGGTATGTCAGGAAGAGCGAGCAGCAAAGACTGGAAGAGGAGCATCAGATACGCTGGCAGACCTCTGCTCTGCCTCATACAG GAACGAATCCTGAACCCCCACGCTGCCTCCTGTACCTGTGCAGCCTGCTGTGACGACATGACAGGG tgtCCAAAGGATGGAGACTCCGTGGTAGCAGAAAGCATCAGTATG ACCGGTCCAGTCCGCCTCTTCGTCCCATACAAGAGACGGAAAAAGGACACGGACCCTCCAGTCATCCCGCTGAAAAAGGATCTTCCTTCCACCAAAAACATTACGCTGTCGCCTGGAACCACAT TCACCGTGTCCCCGTCAGGACAGTTCACCGCCCCTGgcaccttgacctttgaccgctCTCCGACAGCTGACGCCaacgccgccgctgctgccatCATCTCTGAGGGTTCGGCACAGAGCGAGGTGTTCGCCAGCACAGCAG tgCTGACGGCGTTGCCAGCGTTGGCCGTGACTCCCCAGCCCCTCCAGGCCAAGATGGAGGTGTCGGCGGTGACATCTCCGTCGGCAGGACTAGTGGGCGGTATGGAGGAGGGGTCCGTGGGTGGGGTGAGTCCAGCGGCGGGCGAGGGCCAGAGGAACACGTGGCTCTACCTGGAGGAGATGGCCAACACGCTGCTGAGCAACGTCCAGCAGCTGAAGGCTCTGATCGAACAGGCCAAGAGCTCTGCAGGGGACACGGCGGGGTTCAAAGGTCAGGGAGGCCGGAAGGAG CCATCAGAGGGATCGAACCACCGCCCTTCCGGTTTAGGGACGACCgctctacttcctgagccacagccgatGATCATCCTTAATGCAGCG tgtggtTTCAGTCAGTCGTTTCAGAACCACATTTCCTTTCAGCAGCCGGACGACCCCGAGGTCAAGAGGAGCTCTGAGATTACTGAGATCATCATCAAc atgtgtgtgaaCTGTGGCCGGGTGGCGATGAGCGAGTGTACGGGCTGTCACAAGGTCAACTACTGTTCCCCCTTCTGTCAGAGAAAG GACTGGAAGGATCATCAGCACACCTGCTGTCAGTCAGCAGGGGGCGTGGTCATGCAGAAGGAGGAGCCGATCACAGCATACGACATGGACAAAGTAAAATGA
- the bet1l gene encoding BET1-like protein isoform X1: MAEWNREKLKGHQTGSAAEAEEISAHGSVDDLLDVENKRLAENLAAKVSRLKSLAYDVDREAEDQNEYLDNMDSNFLSVTGLLSGSVKRFSTMVRSSRDNRRILCYVSGGLVLGFFLLYYLVSRIQR, from the exons ATGGCGGAGTGGAACAGAG AGAAGCTCAAGGGACATCAGActggttctgctgctgaagcagaggagataTCAG ctcATGGCTCCGTGGACGACCTCCTCGATGTTGAAAACAAGCGACTGGCTGAGAACCTGGCCGCCAAAGTCTCCAGACTGAAATCT CTGGCGTACGACGTTGACAGAGAAGCTGAGGATCAGAACGAGTATCTGGACAACATG GACTCGAACTTCCTGAGTGTGACAGGCTTGCTGAGCGGCAGCGTGAAGCGTTTCTCCACCATGGTCCGATCCAGCAGAGACAATCGTCGCATCCTCTGCTACGTCTCTGGGGGCCTGGTCCTGGGCTTCTTCCTGCTCTACTACCTGGTCTCCAGGATTCAACGCTGA
- the deaf1 gene encoding deformed epidermal autoregulatory factor 1 homolog isoform X3 has translation MDEADSATKALGLDEPPLVEPTPLEGAGSDTESEAEVATMAAMAEPGNIDMGAESPPNPDEAEAAFAEVTDMTVGDVQAAEDNVFTTTVATSGSLPELLSGRTTLQLGEGLSSQKATLIVVHTDGSIVEAAGLKSATAIAPGPRITSAPLTPPHDKGSCSKYNWDPSVYNSELPVRCRNTSGVLYKNRLGSGGKGRCIKHNQQWFTPTEFEGMSGRASSKDWKRSIRYAGRPLLCLIQERILNPHAASCTCAACCDDMTGCPKDGDSVVAESISMTGPVRLFVPYKRRKKDTDPPVIPLKKDLPSTKNITLSPGTTFTVSPSGQFTAPGTLTFDRSPTADANAAAAAIISEGSAQSEVFASTAVLTALPALAVTPQPLQAKMEVSAVTSPSAGLVGGMEEGSVGGVSPAAGEGQRNTWLYLEEMANTLLSNVQQLKALIEQAKSSAGDTAGFKGQGGRKECGFSQSFQNHISFQQPDDPEVKRSSEITEIIINQMCVNCGRVAMSECTGCHKVNYCSPFCQRKDWKDHQHTCCQSAGGVVMQKEEPITAYDMDKVK, from the exons ATGGACGAGGCGGACTCGGCCACGAAGGCGCTCGGGCTGGATGAACCGCCCCTCGTCGAGCCCACGCCGCTGGAGGGAGCGGGCTCGGATACCGAGTCGGAGGCCGAAGTCGCCACGATGGCAGCGATGGCGGAACCGGGAAACATCGACATGGGAGCCGAGTCCCCGCCGAACCCGGACGAGGCCGAAGCGGCGTTCGCGG AGGTGACAGACATGACGGTGGGGGATGTTCAGGCTGCGGAGGACAACGTCTTCACCACTACTGTCGCGACGTCGGGAAGCCTCCCTGAACTGCTG agtgGGAGGACGACCCTCCAGCTGGGTGAGGGTCTCAGTTCCCAGAAAGCCACCCTGATTGTGGTTCACACCGATGGCAGCATTGTGGAGGCTGCCGGCCTCAAGTCAGCCACCGCCATCGCAccag GTCCACGGATCACGTCCGCCCCACTGACTCCTCCCCACGACAAAGGCTCCTGCTCAAAGTACAACTGGGACCCCTCGGTCTACAACAGCGAGCTGCCGGTCCGCTGTAGAAACACCAGCGGAGTCCTCTACAAGAACCGACTGGGATCAG GGGGTAAAGGTCGTTGCATCAAACACAACCAGCAGTGGTTCACCCCCACGGAGTTTGAAGGTATGTCAGGAAGAGCGAGCAGCAAAGACTGGAAGAGGAGCATCAGATACGCTGGCAGACCTCTGCTCTGCCTCATACAG GAACGAATCCTGAACCCCCACGCTGCCTCCTGTACCTGTGCAGCCTGCTGTGACGACATGACAGGG tgtCCAAAGGATGGAGACTCCGTGGTAGCAGAAAGCATCAGTATG ACCGGTCCAGTCCGCCTCTTCGTCCCATACAAGAGACGGAAAAAGGACACGGACCCTCCAGTCATCCCGCTGAAAAAGGATCTTCCTTCCACCAAAAACATTACGCTGTCGCCTGGAACCACAT TCACCGTGTCCCCGTCAGGACAGTTCACCGCCCCTGgcaccttgacctttgaccgctCTCCGACAGCTGACGCCaacgccgccgctgctgccatCATCTCTGAGGGTTCGGCACAGAGCGAGGTGTTCGCCAGCACAGCAG tgCTGACGGCGTTGCCAGCGTTGGCCGTGACTCCCCAGCCCCTCCAGGCCAAGATGGAGGTGTCGGCGGTGACATCTCCGTCGGCAGGACTAGTGGGCGGTATGGAGGAGGGGTCCGTGGGTGGGGTGAGTCCAGCGGCGGGCGAGGGCCAGAGGAACACGTGGCTCTACCTGGAGGAGATGGCCAACACGCTGCTGAGCAACGTCCAGCAGCTGAAGGCTCTGATCGAACAGGCCAAGAGCTCTGCAGGGGACACGGCGGGGTTCAAAGGTCAGGGAGGCCGGAAGGAG tgtggtTTCAGTCAGTCGTTTCAGAACCACATTTCCTTTCAGCAGCCGGACGACCCCGAGGTCAAGAGGAGCTCTGAGATTACTGAGATCATCATCAAc cagatgtgtgtgaaCTGTGGCCGGGTGGCGATGAGCGAGTGTACGGGCTGTCACAAGGTCAACTACTGTTCCCCCTTCTGTCAGAGAAAG GACTGGAAGGATCATCAGCACACCTGCTGTCAGTCAGCAGGGGGCGTGGTCATGCAGAAGGAGGAGCCGATCACAGCATACGACATGGACAAAGTAAAATGA
- the deaf1 gene encoding deformed epidermal autoregulatory factor 1 homolog isoform X4, with the protein MDEADSATKALGLDEPPLVEPTPLEGAGSDTESEAEVATMAAMAEPGNIDMGAESPPNPDEAEAAFAEVTDMTVGDVQAAEDNVFTTTVATSGSLPELLSGRTTLQLGEGLSSQKATLIVVHTDGSIVEAAGLKSATAIAPGPRITSAPLTPPHDKGSCSKYNWDPSVYNSELPVRCRNTSGVLYKNRLGSGGKGRCIKHNQQWFTPTEFEGMSGRASSKDWKRSIRYAGRPLLCLIQERILNPHAASCTCAACCDDMTGCPKDGDSVVAESISMTGPVRLFVPYKRRKKDTDPPVIPLKKDLPSTKNITLSPGTTFTVSPSGQFTAPGTLTFDRSPTADANAAAAAIISEGSAQSEVFASTAVLTALPALAVTPQPLQAKMEVSAVTSPSAGLVGGMEEGSVGGVSPAAGEGQRNTWLYLEEMANTLLSNVQQLKALIEQAKSSAGDTAGFKGQGGRKECGFSQSFQNHISFQQPDDPEVKRSSEITEIIINMCVNCGRVAMSECTGCHKVNYCSPFCQRKDWKDHQHTCCQSAGGVVMQKEEPITAYDMDKVK; encoded by the exons ATGGACGAGGCGGACTCGGCCACGAAGGCGCTCGGGCTGGATGAACCGCCCCTCGTCGAGCCCACGCCGCTGGAGGGAGCGGGCTCGGATACCGAGTCGGAGGCCGAAGTCGCCACGATGGCAGCGATGGCGGAACCGGGAAACATCGACATGGGAGCCGAGTCCCCGCCGAACCCGGACGAGGCCGAAGCGGCGTTCGCGG AGGTGACAGACATGACGGTGGGGGATGTTCAGGCTGCGGAGGACAACGTCTTCACCACTACTGTCGCGACGTCGGGAAGCCTCCCTGAACTGCTG agtgGGAGGACGACCCTCCAGCTGGGTGAGGGTCTCAGTTCCCAGAAAGCCACCCTGATTGTGGTTCACACCGATGGCAGCATTGTGGAGGCTGCCGGCCTCAAGTCAGCCACCGCCATCGCAccag GTCCACGGATCACGTCCGCCCCACTGACTCCTCCCCACGACAAAGGCTCCTGCTCAAAGTACAACTGGGACCCCTCGGTCTACAACAGCGAGCTGCCGGTCCGCTGTAGAAACACCAGCGGAGTCCTCTACAAGAACCGACTGGGATCAG GGGGTAAAGGTCGTTGCATCAAACACAACCAGCAGTGGTTCACCCCCACGGAGTTTGAAGGTATGTCAGGAAGAGCGAGCAGCAAAGACTGGAAGAGGAGCATCAGATACGCTGGCAGACCTCTGCTCTGCCTCATACAG GAACGAATCCTGAACCCCCACGCTGCCTCCTGTACCTGTGCAGCCTGCTGTGACGACATGACAGGG tgtCCAAAGGATGGAGACTCCGTGGTAGCAGAAAGCATCAGTATG ACCGGTCCAGTCCGCCTCTTCGTCCCATACAAGAGACGGAAAAAGGACACGGACCCTCCAGTCATCCCGCTGAAAAAGGATCTTCCTTCCACCAAAAACATTACGCTGTCGCCTGGAACCACAT TCACCGTGTCCCCGTCAGGACAGTTCACCGCCCCTGgcaccttgacctttgaccgctCTCCGACAGCTGACGCCaacgccgccgctgctgccatCATCTCTGAGGGTTCGGCACAGAGCGAGGTGTTCGCCAGCACAGCAG tgCTGACGGCGTTGCCAGCGTTGGCCGTGACTCCCCAGCCCCTCCAGGCCAAGATGGAGGTGTCGGCGGTGACATCTCCGTCGGCAGGACTAGTGGGCGGTATGGAGGAGGGGTCCGTGGGTGGGGTGAGTCCAGCGGCGGGCGAGGGCCAGAGGAACACGTGGCTCTACCTGGAGGAGATGGCCAACACGCTGCTGAGCAACGTCCAGCAGCTGAAGGCTCTGATCGAACAGGCCAAGAGCTCTGCAGGGGACACGGCGGGGTTCAAAGGTCAGGGAGGCCGGAAGGAG tgtggtTTCAGTCAGTCGTTTCAGAACCACATTTCCTTTCAGCAGCCGGACGACCCCGAGGTCAAGAGGAGCTCTGAGATTACTGAGATCATCATCAAc atgtgtgtgaaCTGTGGCCGGGTGGCGATGAGCGAGTGTACGGGCTGTCACAAGGTCAACTACTGTTCCCCCTTCTGTCAGAGAAAG GACTGGAAGGATCATCAGCACACCTGCTGTCAGTCAGCAGGGGGCGTGGTCATGCAGAAGGAGGAGCCGATCACAGCATACGACATGGACAAAGTAAAATGA